In one Dermacentor albipictus isolate Rhodes 1998 colony chromosome 4, USDA_Dalb.pri_finalv2, whole genome shotgun sequence genomic region, the following are encoded:
- the LOC139059510 gene encoding uncharacterized protein, whose product MNELFIKGHAEEAPPLHVEEECWYLSIFGVHHPKKPDQIRVVFDSSAQYDGVSLKSVLLTGPDLKNNLVGILIRFRREPVAVAADIQQMFYSFMVREDHQIYLKLLWFKGNGISREIIECRMKIHVLGNSPSPAVSTYGLRRTARQAAPQFGEDARKFIERDFDVDDALKSLPSEEDATSLLQS is encoded by the coding sequence atgaacgagctcttcatcaagggtcatgcaGAGGAAGCTCCACCGCTTCACGTGGAGGAAGAATGCTGGTATCTGTCCATCTTCGGCGTTCATCACCCCaagaagcctgatcaaatccgagtcgtattcgactccagcgctcagtatgatGGGGTATCTCTGAAGAGCGTTCTGCTGACTGGCCCTGACCTAAAGAACAACcttgtggggattttgatacgcttccggcGAGAGCCAGTGGCGGTGGCAGCAGACatccagcaaatgttctacagtttcatggttcgcgaggaccatcaAATCTACCTGAAGCtcctctggtttaagggcaatggtatctccagagaaatcatagaaTGCCGAATGAAGATTCACGTTCtcggcaacagcccatcgccagctgtttcaacgtatggccttcgacggacaGCCCGACAAGCTGCGCCACAATTTGGTGAAGATGCCAGGAAATTTATTGAAAGAGATTTCGACGTCGATGATGCGcttaagtctcttccgagcgaagaagaCGCCACTAGCCTGCTGCAAAGCTAA
- the LOC139059511 gene encoding uncharacterized protein — MGKAKLAPQPQHTIPRLELCTAVLAVKMADSILRELDFQPNSVTFYTVGKVALAYTYKETRRFYVYVANRVQVIRSTTQPEQWKYVHTDENPAGHATRTIAAAQLKSANWLSGPDFLSRREEDARSSSFILLNPDEDGEMHPEVCTLATEVNK; from the coding sequence atgggaaaggccaagcttgctccacaaccacaacacaccatcccaaggcttgagtTGTGTACAGCAGTGCTTGCTGTAAAGATGGCCGATTCCatactacgagaattggacttccagccgaactcggtcacATTCTACACGGTTGGCAAAGTGGCCTTGGCTTACACATACAAggaaacaagaaggttctacgtgtatgtggccaacagggtgcagGTGATACGTAGTAccacgcaacctgaacaatggaaatacgttcacacagacgaaaatccagcagGCCACGCCACTAGAACGATTGCAGCGGCACAGCTTAAGAGCGCAAACTggttgtccggacctgattttctctcacgacgagaagaggATGCACGATCGTCGAGCTTCATCCTGCTAAATCCTGATGAAGATGGAGAAATGCaccctgaagtctgcactctggcgacggaggtgaacaaaTGA